From Camelus bactrianus isolate YW-2024 breed Bactrian camel chromosome 16, ASM4877302v1, whole genome shotgun sequence, the proteins below share one genomic window:
- the RUNDC3A gene encoding RUN domain-containing protein 3A isoform X6 — protein sequence MEASFVQTTMALGLSSKKASSRNVAVERRNLITVCRFSVKTLLEKYTAEPIDDSSEEFVNFAAILEQILSHRFKACAPAGPVSWFSSDGQRGFWDYIRLACSKVPNNCVSSIENMENISTARAKGRAWIRVALMEKRMSEYITTALRDTRTTRRFYDSGAIMLREEATVLTGMLIGLSAIDFSFCLKGEVLDGKTPVVIDYTPYLKFTQSYDYLTDEEERHSAESSTSEDNSPEHPYLPLVTDEDSWYSKWHKMEQKFRIVYAQKGYLEELVRLRESQLKDLEAENRRLQLQLEEATAQNQREKRELEGVILELQEQLTGLIPGDHGPLAQGSKDLTTRLVNQWPSLGTLNGAEGANNPKLYRRHSFMSTEPLSAEASLSSDSQRLGEGKRDEEPWGPLGKDPTPSMLGLCGSLASIPSCKSLASFKSNECLVSDSPEGSPALSPS from the exons ATGGAAGCGAGCTTTGTCCAGACCACCATGGCTCTGGGGTTGTCCTCCAAGAAAGCGTCTTCCCGCAATGTGGCCGTGGAGCGTAGGAACCTGATCACCGTGTGCAG GTTCTCTGTGAAAACGCTGCTGGAGAAGTACACGGCAGAGCCCATCGATGACTCATCCGAGGAGTTTGTGAATTTTGCGGCCATCTTAGAGCAGATCCTCAGCCACCGTTTCAAAG CCTGTGCCCCAGCAGGTCCTGTGAGCTGGTTCAGCTCAGACGGGCAGCGGGGCTTCTGGGACTATATCCGGCTGGCCTGCAGCAAAGTGCCCAACAACTGTGTGAGCAGCATCGAGAACATGGAGAACATCAGCACAGCCCGAGCCAAG GGCCGGGCATGGATTCGGGTGGCTCTGATGGAGAAACGCATGTCGGAATACATCACCACAGCCCTGCGGGACACCCGGACCACCAG ACGTTTCTATGACTCAGGAGCCATCATGCTGCGGGAGGAAGCCACGGTCCTCACTGGGATGCTGATCGGACTGAGCGCCATTGACTTCAG CTTCTGCCTAAAGGGCGAAGTGCTGGACGGGAAGACCCCCGTAGTCATCGATTATACGCCCTACCTGAAGTTCACCCAGAG CTACGACTACCTGACGGACGAGGAGGAGCGGCACAGCGCCGAGAGCAGCACGAGCGAGGACAACTCGCCCGAGCACCCATACCTGCCGCTCGTTACCGACGAGGACAGCTGGTACAGCAAATGGCACAAGATGGAACAGAAGTTCCGCATCGTCTACGCGCAGAAG GGCTACCTGGAGGAGCTGGTGCGTCTGCGCGAGTCGCAGCTGAAGGACCTGGAGGCGGAGAACCGGCGGCTGCAGCTGCAGCTGGAGGAGGCAACGGCGCAGAATCAGCGCGAGAAGCGGGAGCTGGAAGGCGTGATCCTGGagctgcaggagcagct GACAGGTCTGATCCCCGGTGACCACGGCCCCCTGGCCCAGGGTTCCAAGGATCTCACCACACGCCTGGTCAACCAATGGCCGTCACTGGGAACACTGAATGGGGCCGAGGGTGCCAACAACCCCAAGCTCTACCGGAG ACACAGTTTCATGAGTACGGAGCCGCTGTCAGCTGAAGCCAGTCTGAGTTCGGACTCCCAGCGCCTGGGAGAGGGCAAGCGGGACGAGGAGCCCTGGGGCCCCCTCG ggAAGGACCCCACGCCCTCCATGCTGGGCCTCTGCGGCTCCCTGGCCTCCATCCCCAGCTGCAAGTCCCTGGCGAGCTTCAAATCCAACGAGTGCCTGGTGAGCGACAGTCCTGAGGGCAGCCCGGCACTGAGCCCCAGCTGA
- the RUNDC3A gene encoding RUN domain-containing protein 3A isoform X5: MEASFVQTTMALGLSSKKASSRNVAVERRNLITVCRFSVKTLLEKYTAEPIDDSSEEFVNFAAILEQILSHRFKGPVSWFSSDGQRGFWDYIRLACSKVPNNCVSSIENMENISTARAKGRAWIRVALMEKRMSEYITTALRDTRTTRRFYDSGAIMLREEATVLTGMLIGLSAIDFSFCLKGEVLDGKTPVVIDYTPYLKFTQSYDYLTDEEERHSAESSTSEDNSPEHPYLPLVTDEDSWYSKWHKMEQKFRIVYAQKGYLEELVRLRESQLKDLEAENRRLQLQLEEATAQNQREKRELEGVILELQEQLTGLIPGDHGPLAQGSKDLTTRLVNQWPSLGTLNGAEGANNPKLYRRHSFMSTEPLSAEASLSSDSQRLGEGKRDEEPWGPLGSSEPN, translated from the exons ATGGAAGCGAGCTTTGTCCAGACCACCATGGCTCTGGGGTTGTCCTCCAAGAAAGCGTCTTCCCGCAATGTGGCCGTGGAGCGTAGGAACCTGATCACCGTGTGCAG GTTCTCTGTGAAAACGCTGCTGGAGAAGTACACGGCAGAGCCCATCGATGACTCATCCGAGGAGTTTGTGAATTTTGCGGCCATCTTAGAGCAGATCCTCAGCCACCGTTTCAAAG GTCCTGTGAGCTGGTTCAGCTCAGACGGGCAGCGGGGCTTCTGGGACTATATCCGGCTGGCCTGCAGCAAAGTGCCCAACAACTGTGTGAGCAGCATCGAGAACATGGAGAACATCAGCACAGCCCGAGCCAAG GGCCGGGCATGGATTCGGGTGGCTCTGATGGAGAAACGCATGTCGGAATACATCACCACAGCCCTGCGGGACACCCGGACCACCAG ACGTTTCTATGACTCAGGAGCCATCATGCTGCGGGAGGAAGCCACGGTCCTCACTGGGATGCTGATCGGACTGAGCGCCATTGACTTCAG CTTCTGCCTAAAGGGCGAAGTGCTGGACGGGAAGACCCCCGTAGTCATCGATTATACGCCCTACCTGAAGTTCACCCAGAG CTACGACTACCTGACGGACGAGGAGGAGCGGCACAGCGCCGAGAGCAGCACGAGCGAGGACAACTCGCCCGAGCACCCATACCTGCCGCTCGTTACCGACGAGGACAGCTGGTACAGCAAATGGCACAAGATGGAACAGAAGTTCCGCATCGTCTACGCGCAGAAG GGCTACCTGGAGGAGCTGGTGCGTCTGCGCGAGTCGCAGCTGAAGGACCTGGAGGCGGAGAACCGGCGGCTGCAGCTGCAGCTGGAGGAGGCAACGGCGCAGAATCAGCGCGAGAAGCGGGAGCTGGAAGGCGTGATCCTGGagctgcaggagcagct GACAGGTCTGATCCCCGGTGACCACGGCCCCCTGGCCCAGGGTTCCAAGGATCTCACCACACGCCTGGTCAACCAATGGCCGTCACTGGGAACACTGAATGGGGCCGAGGGTGCCAACAACCCCAAGCTCTACCGGAG ACACAGTTTCATGAGTACGGAGCCGCTGTCAGCTGAAGCCAGTCTGAGTTCGGACTCCCAGCGCCTGGGAGAGGGCAAGCGGGACGAGGAGCCCTGGGGCCCCCTCG gaagctcagagccaaATTAG
- the SLC25A39 gene encoding mitochondrial glutathione transporter SLC25A39 isoform X1 → MADQDPEGISPLQQMVASGAGAVVTSLFMTPLDVVKVRLQSQRPSVARDLTPPARLWSLSYTKLPSSLQSTGKCLLYCSGVLEPLYLCPNGARCATWFQDPTRFTGTMDAFVKIVRHEGTRTLWSGLPATLVMTVPATAIYFTAYDQLKAFLCGQALTSDLYAPMVAGALARLGTVTVISPLELVRTKLQARHLSYRELGTCFRAAVAQGGWRSLWLGWGPTALRDVPFSALYWFNYELVKSWLSGLRPKDQTSVGISFVAGGISGMVAATLTLPFDVVKTQRQVALGAMETVRVMPPHTDSTWLLLRRIQAESGTRGLFAGFLPRIIKAAPSCAIMISTYEFGKSFFQRLNQEQPLGP, encoded by the exons ATGGCTGACCAGGACCCTGAGGGCATTAGCCCCCTCCAACAAATGGTGGCCTCGGGCGCTGGGGCTGTGGTCACCTCCCTCTTCA tgACCCCTCTGGACGTGGTGAAGGTCCGCTTGCAGTCTCAGCGCCCCTCGGTAGCCCGTG ATCTAACGCCTCCCGCCAGACTCTGGAGCCTCTCCTACACCAAAT tgccctcctctctCCAATCCACAGGGAAGTGCCTCCTGTACTGCAGTGGTGTCCTAGAGCCCCTGTATCTGTGCCCAAATGGTGCCCGCTGTGCCACCTGGTTTCAGGACCCGACTCGCTTCACTGGCACCATG GATGCCTTTGTGAAGATTGTGAGACATGAGGGCACCAGGACCCTGTGGAGTGGCCTCCCAGCCACCCT GGTGATGACTGTACCAGCAACTGCCATCTACTTCACCGCCTATGACCAACTCAAGGCCTTCCTGTGTGGTCAagctctgacctctgacctctatGCACCTATGGTGGCCGGTGCATTGGCCCGCC TGGGCACGGTGACTGTGATCAGTCCCCTGGAGCTGGTGCGGACAAAGCTGCAGGCTCGGCATCTGTCGTACCGGGAGCTGGGCACCTGTTTCCGAGCTGCTGTGGCTCAGGGCGGCTGGCGCTCGCTGTGGCTGGGCTGGGGTCCCACTGCCCTTCGGGATGTGCCCTTCTCAG CCCTGTACTGGTTCAATTATGAGCTGGTGAAGAGCTGGCTGAGTGGGCTCAGGCCAAAGGACCAGACCTCCGTGGGCATCAGCTTTGTGGCTGGCGGCATCTCAGGGATG GTGGCGGCCACCCTAACTCTACCCTTCGATGTGGTGAAGACTCAACGCCAGGTTGCACTGGGAGCCATGGAGACAGTGAGAG TGATGCCCCCGCACACTGACTCCACCTGGCTGCTGCTGCGGAGGATCCAAGCCGAGTCAGGCACCAGGGGACTCTTTGCAG gctTCCTCCCGAGGATCATCAAGGCTGCCCCCTCCTGTGCCATCATGATCAGCACCTATGAGTTCGGCAAAAGCTTCTTCCAGAGGCTCAACCAGGAACAGCCTCTGGGCCCctga
- the RUNDC3A gene encoding RUN domain-containing protein 3A isoform X3 — MEASFVQTTMALGLSSKKASSRNVAVERRNLITVCRFSVKTLLEKYTAEPIDDSSEEFVNFAAILEQILSHRFKACAPAGPVSWFSSDGQRGFWDYIRLACSKVPNNCVSSIENMENISTARAKGRAWIRVALMEKRMSEYITTALRDTRTTRRFYDSGAIMLREEATVLTGMLIGLSAIDFSFCLKGEVLDGKTPVVIDYTPYLKFTQSYDYLTDEEERHSAESSTSEDNSPEHPYLPLVTDEDSWYSKWHKMEQKFRIVYAQKGYLEELVRLRESQLKDLEAENRRLQLQLEEATAQNQREKRELEGVILELQEQLTGLIPGDHGPLAQGSKDLTTRLVNQWPSLGTLNGAEGANNPKLYRRHSFMSTEPLSAEASLSSDSQRLGEGKRDEEPWGPLGSSEPN, encoded by the exons ATGGAAGCGAGCTTTGTCCAGACCACCATGGCTCTGGGGTTGTCCTCCAAGAAAGCGTCTTCCCGCAATGTGGCCGTGGAGCGTAGGAACCTGATCACCGTGTGCAG GTTCTCTGTGAAAACGCTGCTGGAGAAGTACACGGCAGAGCCCATCGATGACTCATCCGAGGAGTTTGTGAATTTTGCGGCCATCTTAGAGCAGATCCTCAGCCACCGTTTCAAAG CCTGTGCCCCAGCAGGTCCTGTGAGCTGGTTCAGCTCAGACGGGCAGCGGGGCTTCTGGGACTATATCCGGCTGGCCTGCAGCAAAGTGCCCAACAACTGTGTGAGCAGCATCGAGAACATGGAGAACATCAGCACAGCCCGAGCCAAG GGCCGGGCATGGATTCGGGTGGCTCTGATGGAGAAACGCATGTCGGAATACATCACCACAGCCCTGCGGGACACCCGGACCACCAG ACGTTTCTATGACTCAGGAGCCATCATGCTGCGGGAGGAAGCCACGGTCCTCACTGGGATGCTGATCGGACTGAGCGCCATTGACTTCAG CTTCTGCCTAAAGGGCGAAGTGCTGGACGGGAAGACCCCCGTAGTCATCGATTATACGCCCTACCTGAAGTTCACCCAGAG CTACGACTACCTGACGGACGAGGAGGAGCGGCACAGCGCCGAGAGCAGCACGAGCGAGGACAACTCGCCCGAGCACCCATACCTGCCGCTCGTTACCGACGAGGACAGCTGGTACAGCAAATGGCACAAGATGGAACAGAAGTTCCGCATCGTCTACGCGCAGAAG GGCTACCTGGAGGAGCTGGTGCGTCTGCGCGAGTCGCAGCTGAAGGACCTGGAGGCGGAGAACCGGCGGCTGCAGCTGCAGCTGGAGGAGGCAACGGCGCAGAATCAGCGCGAGAAGCGGGAGCTGGAAGGCGTGATCCTGGagctgcaggagcagct GACAGGTCTGATCCCCGGTGACCACGGCCCCCTGGCCCAGGGTTCCAAGGATCTCACCACACGCCTGGTCAACCAATGGCCGTCACTGGGAACACTGAATGGGGCCGAGGGTGCCAACAACCCCAAGCTCTACCGGAG ACACAGTTTCATGAGTACGGAGCCGCTGTCAGCTGAAGCCAGTCTGAGTTCGGACTCCCAGCGCCTGGGAGAGGGCAAGCGGGACGAGGAGCCCTGGGGCCCCCTCG gaagctcagagccaaATTAG
- the RUNDC3A gene encoding RUN domain-containing protein 3A isoform X1: MEASFVQTTMALGLSSKKASSRNVAVERRNLITVCRFSVKTLLEKYTAEPIDDSSEEFVNFAAILEQILSHRFKAGPVSWFSSDGQRGFWDYIRLACSKVPNNCVSSIENMENISTARAKGRAWIRVALMEKRMSEYITTALRDTRTTRRFYDSGAIMLREEATVLTGMLIGLSAIDFSFCLKGEVLDGKTPVVIDYTPYLKFTQSYDYLTDEEERHSAESSTSEDNSPEHPYLPLVTDEDSWYSKWHKMEQKFRIVYAQKGYLEELVRLRESQLKDLEAENRRLQLQLEEATAQNQREKRELEGVILELQEQLTGLIPGDHGPLAQGSKDLTTRLVNQWPSLGTLNGAEGANNPKLYRRHSFMSTEPLSAEASLSSDSQRLGEGKRDEEPWGPLGKDPTPSMLGLCGSLASIPSCKSLASFKSNECLVSDSPEGSPALSPS, from the exons ATGGAAGCGAGCTTTGTCCAGACCACCATGGCTCTGGGGTTGTCCTCCAAGAAAGCGTCTTCCCGCAATGTGGCCGTGGAGCGTAGGAACCTGATCACCGTGTGCAG GTTCTCTGTGAAAACGCTGCTGGAGAAGTACACGGCAGAGCCCATCGATGACTCATCCGAGGAGTTTGTGAATTTTGCGGCCATCTTAGAGCAGATCCTCAGCCACCGTTTCAAAG CAGGTCCTGTGAGCTGGTTCAGCTCAGACGGGCAGCGGGGCTTCTGGGACTATATCCGGCTGGCCTGCAGCAAAGTGCCCAACAACTGTGTGAGCAGCATCGAGAACATGGAGAACATCAGCACAGCCCGAGCCAAG GGCCGGGCATGGATTCGGGTGGCTCTGATGGAGAAACGCATGTCGGAATACATCACCACAGCCCTGCGGGACACCCGGACCACCAG ACGTTTCTATGACTCAGGAGCCATCATGCTGCGGGAGGAAGCCACGGTCCTCACTGGGATGCTGATCGGACTGAGCGCCATTGACTTCAG CTTCTGCCTAAAGGGCGAAGTGCTGGACGGGAAGACCCCCGTAGTCATCGATTATACGCCCTACCTGAAGTTCACCCAGAG CTACGACTACCTGACGGACGAGGAGGAGCGGCACAGCGCCGAGAGCAGCACGAGCGAGGACAACTCGCCCGAGCACCCATACCTGCCGCTCGTTACCGACGAGGACAGCTGGTACAGCAAATGGCACAAGATGGAACAGAAGTTCCGCATCGTCTACGCGCAGAAG GGCTACCTGGAGGAGCTGGTGCGTCTGCGCGAGTCGCAGCTGAAGGACCTGGAGGCGGAGAACCGGCGGCTGCAGCTGCAGCTGGAGGAGGCAACGGCGCAGAATCAGCGCGAGAAGCGGGAGCTGGAAGGCGTGATCCTGGagctgcaggagcagct GACAGGTCTGATCCCCGGTGACCACGGCCCCCTGGCCCAGGGTTCCAAGGATCTCACCACACGCCTGGTCAACCAATGGCCGTCACTGGGAACACTGAATGGGGCCGAGGGTGCCAACAACCCCAAGCTCTACCGGAG ACACAGTTTCATGAGTACGGAGCCGCTGTCAGCTGAAGCCAGTCTGAGTTCGGACTCCCAGCGCCTGGGAGAGGGCAAGCGGGACGAGGAGCCCTGGGGCCCCCTCG ggAAGGACCCCACGCCCTCCATGCTGGGCCTCTGCGGCTCCCTGGCCTCCATCCCCAGCTGCAAGTCCCTGGCGAGCTTCAAATCCAACGAGTGCCTGGTGAGCGACAGTCCTGAGGGCAGCCCGGCACTGAGCCCCAGCTGA
- the RUNDC3A gene encoding RUN domain-containing protein 3A isoform X4 codes for MEASFVQTTMALGLSSKKASSRNVAVERRNLITVCRFSVKTLLEKYTAEPIDDSSEEFVNFAAILEQILSHRFKACAPAGPVSWFSSDGQRGFWDYIRLACSKVPNNCVSSIENMENISTARAKGRAWIRVALMEKRMSEYITTALRDTRTTRRFYDSGAIMLREEATVLTGMLIGLSAIDFSFCLKGEVLDGKTPVVIDYTPYLKFTQSYDYLTDEEERHSAESSTSEDNSPEHPYLPLVTDEDSWYSKWHKMEQKFRIVYAQKGYLEELVRLRESQLKDLEAENRRLQLQLEEATAQNQREKRELEGVILELQEQLTGLIPGDHGPLAQGSKDLTTRLVNQWPSLGTLNGAEGANNPKLYRREGPHALHAGPLRLPGLHPQLQVPGELQIQRVPGERQS; via the exons ATGGAAGCGAGCTTTGTCCAGACCACCATGGCTCTGGGGTTGTCCTCCAAGAAAGCGTCTTCCCGCAATGTGGCCGTGGAGCGTAGGAACCTGATCACCGTGTGCAG GTTCTCTGTGAAAACGCTGCTGGAGAAGTACACGGCAGAGCCCATCGATGACTCATCCGAGGAGTTTGTGAATTTTGCGGCCATCTTAGAGCAGATCCTCAGCCACCGTTTCAAAG CCTGTGCCCCAGCAGGTCCTGTGAGCTGGTTCAGCTCAGACGGGCAGCGGGGCTTCTGGGACTATATCCGGCTGGCCTGCAGCAAAGTGCCCAACAACTGTGTGAGCAGCATCGAGAACATGGAGAACATCAGCACAGCCCGAGCCAAG GGCCGGGCATGGATTCGGGTGGCTCTGATGGAGAAACGCATGTCGGAATACATCACCACAGCCCTGCGGGACACCCGGACCACCAG ACGTTTCTATGACTCAGGAGCCATCATGCTGCGGGAGGAAGCCACGGTCCTCACTGGGATGCTGATCGGACTGAGCGCCATTGACTTCAG CTTCTGCCTAAAGGGCGAAGTGCTGGACGGGAAGACCCCCGTAGTCATCGATTATACGCCCTACCTGAAGTTCACCCAGAG CTACGACTACCTGACGGACGAGGAGGAGCGGCACAGCGCCGAGAGCAGCACGAGCGAGGACAACTCGCCCGAGCACCCATACCTGCCGCTCGTTACCGACGAGGACAGCTGGTACAGCAAATGGCACAAGATGGAACAGAAGTTCCGCATCGTCTACGCGCAGAAG GGCTACCTGGAGGAGCTGGTGCGTCTGCGCGAGTCGCAGCTGAAGGACCTGGAGGCGGAGAACCGGCGGCTGCAGCTGCAGCTGGAGGAGGCAACGGCGCAGAATCAGCGCGAGAAGCGGGAGCTGGAAGGCGTGATCCTGGagctgcaggagcagct GACAGGTCTGATCCCCGGTGACCACGGCCCCCTGGCCCAGGGTTCCAAGGATCTCACCACACGCCTGGTCAACCAATGGCCGTCACTGGGAACACTGAATGGGGCCGAGGGTGCCAACAACCCCAAGCTCTACCGGAG ggAAGGACCCCACGCCCTCCATGCTGGGCCTCTGCGGCTCCCTGGCCTCCATCCCCAGCTGCAAGTCCCTGGCGAGCTTCAAATCCAACGAGTGCCTGGTGAGCGACAGTCCTGA
- the SLC25A39 gene encoding mitochondrial glutathione transporter SLC25A39 isoform X2 produces MADQDPEGISPLQQMVASGAGAVVTSLFMTPLDVVKVRLQSQRPSVARDLTPPARLWSLSYTKWKCLLYCSGVLEPLYLCPNGARCATWFQDPTRFTGTMDAFVKIVRHEGTRTLWSGLPATLVMTVPATAIYFTAYDQLKAFLCGQALTSDLYAPMVAGALARLGTVTVISPLELVRTKLQARHLSYRELGTCFRAAVAQGGWRSLWLGWGPTALRDVPFSALYWFNYELVKSWLSGLRPKDQTSVGISFVAGGISGMVAATLTLPFDVVKTQRQVALGAMETVRVMPPHTDSTWLLLRRIQAESGTRGLFAGFLPRIIKAAPSCAIMISTYEFGKSFFQRLNQEQPLGP; encoded by the exons ATGGCTGACCAGGACCCTGAGGGCATTAGCCCCCTCCAACAAATGGTGGCCTCGGGCGCTGGGGCTGTGGTCACCTCCCTCTTCA tgACCCCTCTGGACGTGGTGAAGGTCCGCTTGCAGTCTCAGCGCCCCTCGGTAGCCCGTG ATCTAACGCCTCCCGCCAGACTCTGGAGCCTCTCCTACACCAAAT GGAAGTGCCTCCTGTACTGCAGTGGTGTCCTAGAGCCCCTGTATCTGTGCCCAAATGGTGCCCGCTGTGCCACCTGGTTTCAGGACCCGACTCGCTTCACTGGCACCATG GATGCCTTTGTGAAGATTGTGAGACATGAGGGCACCAGGACCCTGTGGAGTGGCCTCCCAGCCACCCT GGTGATGACTGTACCAGCAACTGCCATCTACTTCACCGCCTATGACCAACTCAAGGCCTTCCTGTGTGGTCAagctctgacctctgacctctatGCACCTATGGTGGCCGGTGCATTGGCCCGCC TGGGCACGGTGACTGTGATCAGTCCCCTGGAGCTGGTGCGGACAAAGCTGCAGGCTCGGCATCTGTCGTACCGGGAGCTGGGCACCTGTTTCCGAGCTGCTGTGGCTCAGGGCGGCTGGCGCTCGCTGTGGCTGGGCTGGGGTCCCACTGCCCTTCGGGATGTGCCCTTCTCAG CCCTGTACTGGTTCAATTATGAGCTGGTGAAGAGCTGGCTGAGTGGGCTCAGGCCAAAGGACCAGACCTCCGTGGGCATCAGCTTTGTGGCTGGCGGCATCTCAGGGATG GTGGCGGCCACCCTAACTCTACCCTTCGATGTGGTGAAGACTCAACGCCAGGTTGCACTGGGAGCCATGGAGACAGTGAGAG TGATGCCCCCGCACACTGACTCCACCTGGCTGCTGCTGCGGAGGATCCAAGCCGAGTCAGGCACCAGGGGACTCTTTGCAG gctTCCTCCCGAGGATCATCAAGGCTGCCCCCTCCTGTGCCATCATGATCAGCACCTATGAGTTCGGCAAAAGCTTCTTCCAGAGGCTCAACCAGGAACAGCCTCTGGGCCCctga
- the RUNDC3A gene encoding RUN domain-containing protein 3A isoform X2 — MEASFVQTTMALGLSSKKASSRNVAVERRNLITVCRFSVKTLLEKYTAEPIDDSSEEFVNFAAILEQILSHRFKGPVSWFSSDGQRGFWDYIRLACSKVPNNCVSSIENMENISTARAKGRAWIRVALMEKRMSEYITTALRDTRTTRRFYDSGAIMLREEATVLTGMLIGLSAIDFSFCLKGEVLDGKTPVVIDYTPYLKFTQSYDYLTDEEERHSAESSTSEDNSPEHPYLPLVTDEDSWYSKWHKMEQKFRIVYAQKGYLEELVRLRESQLKDLEAENRRLQLQLEEATAQNQREKRELEGVILELQEQLTGLIPGDHGPLAQGSKDLTTRLVNQWPSLGTLNGAEGANNPKLYRRHSFMSTEPLSAEASLSSDSQRLGEGKRDEEPWGPLGKDPTPSMLGLCGSLASIPSCKSLASFKSNECLVSDSPEGSPALSPS; from the exons ATGGAAGCGAGCTTTGTCCAGACCACCATGGCTCTGGGGTTGTCCTCCAAGAAAGCGTCTTCCCGCAATGTGGCCGTGGAGCGTAGGAACCTGATCACCGTGTGCAG GTTCTCTGTGAAAACGCTGCTGGAGAAGTACACGGCAGAGCCCATCGATGACTCATCCGAGGAGTTTGTGAATTTTGCGGCCATCTTAGAGCAGATCCTCAGCCACCGTTTCAAAG GTCCTGTGAGCTGGTTCAGCTCAGACGGGCAGCGGGGCTTCTGGGACTATATCCGGCTGGCCTGCAGCAAAGTGCCCAACAACTGTGTGAGCAGCATCGAGAACATGGAGAACATCAGCACAGCCCGAGCCAAG GGCCGGGCATGGATTCGGGTGGCTCTGATGGAGAAACGCATGTCGGAATACATCACCACAGCCCTGCGGGACACCCGGACCACCAG ACGTTTCTATGACTCAGGAGCCATCATGCTGCGGGAGGAAGCCACGGTCCTCACTGGGATGCTGATCGGACTGAGCGCCATTGACTTCAG CTTCTGCCTAAAGGGCGAAGTGCTGGACGGGAAGACCCCCGTAGTCATCGATTATACGCCCTACCTGAAGTTCACCCAGAG CTACGACTACCTGACGGACGAGGAGGAGCGGCACAGCGCCGAGAGCAGCACGAGCGAGGACAACTCGCCCGAGCACCCATACCTGCCGCTCGTTACCGACGAGGACAGCTGGTACAGCAAATGGCACAAGATGGAACAGAAGTTCCGCATCGTCTACGCGCAGAAG GGCTACCTGGAGGAGCTGGTGCGTCTGCGCGAGTCGCAGCTGAAGGACCTGGAGGCGGAGAACCGGCGGCTGCAGCTGCAGCTGGAGGAGGCAACGGCGCAGAATCAGCGCGAGAAGCGGGAGCTGGAAGGCGTGATCCTGGagctgcaggagcagct GACAGGTCTGATCCCCGGTGACCACGGCCCCCTGGCCCAGGGTTCCAAGGATCTCACCACACGCCTGGTCAACCAATGGCCGTCACTGGGAACACTGAATGGGGCCGAGGGTGCCAACAACCCCAAGCTCTACCGGAG ACACAGTTTCATGAGTACGGAGCCGCTGTCAGCTGAAGCCAGTCTGAGTTCGGACTCCCAGCGCCTGGGAGAGGGCAAGCGGGACGAGGAGCCCTGGGGCCCCCTCG ggAAGGACCCCACGCCCTCCATGCTGGGCCTCTGCGGCTCCCTGGCCTCCATCCCCAGCTGCAAGTCCCTGGCGAGCTTCAAATCCAACGAGTGCCTGGTGAGCGACAGTCCTGAGGGCAGCCCGGCACTGAGCCCCAGCTGA